In the Urocitellus parryii isolate mUroPar1 chromosome 10, mUroPar1.hap1, whole genome shotgun sequence genome, one interval contains:
- the Sod3 gene encoding extracellular superoxide dismutase [Cu-Zn], with translation MLAPLCCCLLLAARLSDTWNVPESAGPGSEVAEQIRDMYAKVLEIWQEVAQRRPAAGGPDAALHAVCRVQPSASLDAAQPRVSGLVLFRQPAPGAKLEAFFDLEGFPAEPNSSSRAIHVHQFGDLSQGCESTGPHYNPLGAPHPRHPGDFGNFAVRDGRLWKYRAGLAASLAGPHSIMGRAVVVHAGEDDLGRGGNQASVENGNAGRRLACCVVGASGPAPWARLAQEHAERRKRRRESECKAD, from the coding sequence ATGCTGGCCCCGCTGTGCTGCTGCCTGCTCCTGGCGGCCCGTCTCTCGGACACCTGGAATGTCCCCGAGTCCGCGGGGCCCGGCTCCGAAGTGGCAGAGCAGATCCGCGACATGTACGCCAAAGTGCTGGAGATCTGGCAGGAGGTCGCGCAGCGGCGGCCGGCGGCCGGCGGGCCAGACGCGGCGCTCCACGCCGTCTGCCGGGTGCAGCCGTCCGCCTCGCTGGACGCCGCGCAGCCGCGGGTGAGCGGCCTGGTCCTCTTCCGGCAGCCGGCGCCGGGAGCCAAGCTCGAGGCCTTCTTCGACCTGGAGGGCTTCCCGGCCGAGCCCAACAGCTCCAGCCGCGCCATCCACGTGCACCAGTTCGGGGACCTGAGCCAGGGCTGCGAGTCCACCGGGCCGCACTACAACCCGCTGGGGGCGCCGCACCCGCGGCACCCGGGCGACTTCGGCAACTTCGCCGTGCGCGACGGCCGCCTCTGGAAGTACCGCGCCGGCCTGGCCGCCTCGCTCGCCGGCCCGCACTCCATCATGGGTCGCGCCGTGGTGGTCCACGCCGGCGAGGACGACCTGGGCCGCGGCGGCAACCAGGCCAGCGTGGAGAACGGCAACGCCGGCCGCCGGCTCGCCTGCTGCGTGGTGGGCGCCAGCGGCCCCGCGCCCTGGGCGCGCCTGGCGCAGGAGCACGCGGAGCGCAGGAAGCGGCGGCGCGAAAGCGAGTGCAAGGCCGACTGA